One Succinispira mobilis DSM 6222 genomic window carries:
- a CDS encoding phospholipid scramblase-related protein, which translates to MHPILKKNQYFIKEHLGILKAANNYDIYDVDTEEKILECREPNLGFFTKLLRFSDYKRMTPFEVEIRTSTGELVCTVKRGISIFLSKVEVFDEKGILVGIFKQKFFTIGGKFDVLNTAEESLCTLQGKWTSWDFKFVKEGHEFAHVSKKWAGIGKELFTSADNYILTIKETVPAESDLRTLIIAAVMCIDMVLKE; encoded by the coding sequence ATGCATCCGATCTTGAAAAAAAATCAATATTTCATTAAAGAACATTTAGGAATTTTAAAAGCTGCCAATAATTATGATATTTATGATGTAGACACCGAAGAAAAGATTTTAGAGTGCCGCGAACCGAATCTTGGATTTTTCACTAAATTACTGCGGTTTTCCGATTATAAGCGAATGACGCCATTTGAAGTAGAAATTCGTACTTCGACGGGTGAATTGGTATGTACTGTAAAACGCGGAATTTCTATTTTCTTATCTAAAGTAGAGGTTTTTGACGAAAAAGGAATTTTAGTAGGGATTTTTAAACAAAAGTTTTTCACTATTGGTGGCAAGTTTGATGTGTTAAATACGGCGGAAGAAAGTCTTTGTACTTTGCAAGGAAAATGGACGAGTTGGGACTTTAAGTTTGTAAAAGAAGGACATGAATTTGCCCATGTTTCCAAAAAGTGGGCAGGTATTGGCAAAGAATTATTTACATCAGCAGATAACTATATCCTGACAATTAAAGAAACTGTTCCAGCAGAAAGTGATTTAAGGACTTTAATAATTGCTGCAGTTATGTGCATCGATATGGTCTTGAAAGAATAA
- a CDS encoding methyl-accepting chemotaxis protein, which yields MNLKKKMTIIFSTLMASLLILVSCAAYFYTEKMLLTSVESGAQAITNASSKELDGWLLSKAMVLKTTAATVQQIAGDKTPITMQMLTGFKQVDPEISDLYFGRASDGAIIDGSGWIPPAGFDARTRSWYKDAINSGKLTFGEPYLDSVTNKMALSVTIPFKNSAGETVGVLSEDLLMDTMFATIAKIRPFEGSFAFLLNQTGTVMAYPDANMQNKNIKDLAPLKPLYTAVQSIEKQTKGLTTYTIDGKEYLMVFEKLPSTQWLLGISIPVAVIYAPLESLRWIFIIGTVLALFIVIPATLFIASRIAKPLELLKHQAEKVAAGDFTQRVDIEGKDEIAALADVFNQMRDALRSLIRKVQEKSEHMAAASEELTASAEQTAQAATQVAVSITNVAEGAHKQMISVEEASSIATTMSNNVKLIAKDSDTAVDGARLAAKQADQGTSDVDIMVKNMLEIEESVSSSAQVISKLGEQSKRIGQITDTISSIASQTNLLALNAAIEAARAGEQGRGFAVVAEEVRKLAEEVQKAAQKISEEIAMVQKDTEAAVISMATGNVKVKAGVDSVHLVGTNLKSIATLVHNSSSGMENVRVTLNKIIDGSQRIDASVKTIDSISQASTDEAQMVSAAAEEQLASMDEISSASKSLAQMAQELQNAIAVFKI from the coding sequence ATGAATTTAAAAAAGAAAATGACCATAATCTTTTCTACTTTAATGGCAAGTTTGCTAATACTTGTCTCCTGTGCTGCTTATTTCTACACAGAAAAAATGCTCCTGACTTCTGTAGAAAGTGGTGCTCAAGCTATAACTAACGCTTCTTCCAAGGAGCTAGATGGTTGGTTGCTTAGCAAAGCCATGGTTCTAAAAACAACCGCTGCCACCGTACAGCAAATTGCCGGCGACAAAACTCCGATTACCATGCAAATGCTCACAGGTTTTAAACAAGTTGATCCAGAAATCAGCGACTTATATTTTGGTCGAGCTAGTGATGGAGCAATTATTGATGGTAGTGGTTGGATTCCGCCCGCAGGATTTGACGCCCGTACTCGCTCGTGGTATAAAGATGCCATCAATTCTGGCAAACTTACTTTTGGCGAACCCTACTTAGATAGTGTTACCAATAAAATGGCTCTATCTGTAACCATACCTTTTAAAAACTCTGCCGGCGAAACTGTTGGGGTTCTGTCTGAAGATTTGCTTATGGACACAATGTTTGCAACCATTGCTAAGATTCGTCCTTTTGAAGGCAGCTTTGCTTTCTTACTCAATCAAACTGGTACTGTGATGGCTTATCCCGATGCCAATATGCAAAATAAAAACATCAAAGACTTAGCTCCTTTAAAACCTCTATATACCGCAGTTCAAAGCATTGAAAAGCAAACCAAAGGCTTAACTACCTATACCATAGACGGCAAAGAGTATTTAATGGTTTTTGAAAAATTACCATCAACTCAATGGTTACTAGGTATTAGCATCCCCGTTGCTGTAATCTACGCACCGCTAGAATCGTTGCGTTGGATCTTCATCATCGGTACAGTTTTAGCTTTGTTTATTGTAATTCCAGCAACCTTATTTATCGCTAGTCGCATTGCTAAACCTCTCGAGTTATTAAAACATCAAGCAGAAAAGGTTGCGGCAGGCGACTTTACACAACGTGTAGATATCGAAGGCAAAGATGAAATCGCTGCTTTAGCAGATGTGTTTAACCAAATGCGTGATGCCCTGCGTAGCTTAATTCGCAAAGTTCAAGAAAAATCCGAACATATGGCAGCCGCTAGTGAGGAATTAACGGCCAGCGCCGAACAAACCGCCCAAGCGGCAACTCAAGTTGCTGTTTCTATAACAAATGTTGCTGAAGGCGCGCATAAGCAAATGATCTCGGTAGAAGAAGCCTCTTCAATAGCCACAACTATGAGTAACAACGTTAAACTCATTGCTAAAGACAGTGATACTGCTGTAGACGGAGCACGTCTCGCCGCTAAACAGGCTGATCAAGGCACTAGCGACGTCGACATCATGGTCAAAAATATGCTCGAAATTGAAGAATCAGTTTCTTCTTCGGCGCAAGTAATTAGCAAACTAGGGGAACAATCTAAACGAATTGGCCAGATAACCGATACTATCTCTAGTATTGCTTCGCAAACTAATCTTTTAGCCCTTAACGCCGCAATTGAAGCAGCTCGTGCTGGCGAACAAGGACGCGGTTTTGCTGTAGTTGCGGAAGAAGTCCGTAAACTGGCTGAAGAAGTTCAAAAGGCCGCCCAAAAAATTTCCGAAGAAATTGCTATGGTTCAAAAAGACACTGAGGCAGCTGTTATTTCCATGGCTACTGGCAATGTTAAGGTTAAAGCTGGCGTAGATAGTGTTCACTTGGTTGGAACTAACCTTAAGTCAATTGCAACACTTGTCCATAATAGCAGTAGCGGTATGGAAAATGTTCGAGTGACACTTAATAAGATTATTGATGGCAGCCAACGTATTGATGCCTCTGTAAAAACTATTGATTCTATAAGTCAAGCCTCTACCGATGAGGCGCAAATGGTTTCTGCAGCCGCTGAAGAACAATTAGCTTCGATGGATGAAATTTCTTCTGCCAGCAAAAGCTTGGCTCAAATGGCTCAAGAACTTCAAAATGCAATCGCCGTTTTTAAAATTTAA
- a CDS encoding 4Fe-4S binding protein — protein sequence MTTLFLSIQLSIFLLLIAGFYSKIRPGFIFLLPLAFVAGNFFCGWICPFGSAQEFVGKLGSLVLKKKFKTPPFLQKYLQYSRYLLAVLTLFLASQTILDLGFFNSYKAFMHSAAGKNITALALTVMGSFLFIGMFFERPFCNFFCPEGIRHGLLSLGRIFTIKMMFLAVFTL from the coding sequence ATTACTACACTATTTCTAAGTATTCAACTTAGTATTTTTCTTTTATTAATTGCTGGCTTCTATAGCAAAATCCGGCCAGGGTTTATTTTCTTACTGCCTTTAGCTTTTGTAGCTGGTAATTTTTTTTGTGGCTGGATTTGCCCATTTGGTAGCGCCCAAGAGTTTGTCGGCAAACTAGGTTCTCTTGTTTTAAAAAAGAAATTTAAAACTCCTCCATTTTTACAAAAATATCTTCAATACTCACGCTATCTCTTAGCTGTTTTAACCTTATTTTTAGCTAGTCAAACAATTTTAGATTTAGGTTTTTTTAATAGCTATAAAGCTTTTATGCACTCTGCTGCTGGTAAAAATATTACTGCTCTGGCCTTAACTGTTATGGGTAGTTTTCTGTTTATTGGAATGTTTTTCGAGCGTCCCTTTTGTAACTTTTTTTGTCCCGAAGGCATTCGGCACGGTTTATTGAGTCTAGGCAGAATTTTCACCATAAAGATGATGTTTTTGGCTGTATTTACACTTTAA
- a CDS encoding purple acid phosphatase family protein, translating into MKKNTPIILFMFLFLGLIIIFFPQLKNISSQINFLSIFATKQPTLDSSEAFYLRQIITADSSNSRTIMWQSSLSQPDAFIEYRLKNSTNINTKSVSNEEFTDNKQTNYLHKITLTELQPASSYEYRIGWQKKLSPWYPLNTASQNNGNFKAIIFPDSQSSDYSIWQNVAQEAWASNPNADFFINMGDLVDNGEDHSQWRAWFNGVNGIINKIPFAPVLGNHETYDLNWQIRMPVAYLKLFSLPTNNSSVYQGQYYSYDYGDVHFVVLNTQLTEMDRFQPEMLAAQQAWLKNDLANSKQKWKVVLMHKDPLQYAIKNRPNRLAGISELGKIFMPIFDEFAVDLVLSAHLHTYRRRTPLKNFQPDLTGSLYILTGVAGNVRYQNFWEPHPLDAFVAPQPETNNYLTLERQEQKLIITAFLPSGTQIDKIELAK; encoded by the coding sequence ATGAAAAAAAACACACCCATTATTTTATTCATGTTTTTATTTTTAGGCTTAATTATAATATTTTTTCCACAGTTGAAAAATATTTCTTCCCAGATAAATTTTCTATCAATTTTCGCTACTAAACAACCTACTCTAGATTCTTCTGAAGCTTTTTATCTCCGACAAATTATCACTGCGGACAGTAGCAATTCTCGCACCATAATGTGGCAATCAAGCTTATCTCAGCCCGATGCCTTTATTGAATATCGTTTAAAAAACAGTACTAATATCAATACGAAATCAGTTAGCAATGAAGAGTTCACAGATAATAAACAAACTAATTATCTTCACAAAATCACTTTAACCGAATTACAACCTGCCAGCAGTTATGAATACCGTATTGGCTGGCAAAAAAAACTCAGTCCTTGGTATCCATTAAATACTGCTTCTCAAAATAATGGTAATTTTAAAGCTATAATTTTCCCGGATTCTCAATCCAGTGACTATAGTATCTGGCAAAATGTTGCCCAAGAAGCCTGGGCCAGCAACCCTAACGCTGACTTTTTTATCAACATGGGCGATTTAGTTGATAATGGTGAAGATCATAGCCAATGGCGTGCTTGGTTCAATGGCGTAAACGGTATAATCAATAAAATTCCTTTTGCTCCAGTATTGGGCAATCACGAGACTTATGACCTTAACTGGCAAATCCGAATGCCAGTAGCATATTTAAAACTTTTTTCACTGCCTACTAATAATAGCTCTGTTTATCAAGGACAGTATTATTCTTACGATTATGGCGATGTGCATTTTGTTGTTTTAAATACACAACTTACTGAAATGGATAGATTTCAACCTGAAATGTTAGCTGCACAGCAGGCTTGGCTCAAAAACGATTTGGCTAACAGCAAACAAAAATGGAAAGTTGTTTTAATGCATAAAGATCCGCTGCAATATGCCATTAAAAATCGCCCTAACCGCTTAGCAGGTATTAGTGAGCTCGGTAAAATCTTTATGCCTATCTTTGATGAATTTGCTGTAGATCTAGTTTTATCGGCACATCTACATACATATCGCCGTCGGACGCCTTTAAAAAATTTTCAACCTGATCTAACTGGTTCACTGTATATCTTAACTGGAGTAGCTGGCAATGTACGTTACCAAAATTTTTGGGAACCACATCCTCTAGATGCCTTTGTCGCCCCTCAACCTGAAACCAACAATTACTTAACCTTGGAAAGGCAAGAGCAAAAACTTATTATTACAGCTTTTTTACCCTCGGGCACACAAATTGACAAAATTGAGTTGGCTAAATAA
- a CDS encoding GGDEF domain-containing protein → MIVIEALLAIQINIFMSILLSIVTAHAYFKLDRKNQIHQLFLFLLFTTLLVLLLEIISVVLNSTEYKQFIFGHKLVDTIGFIIAPFVSVFSMLYVYKVLNKYRPINILKNWRWSIPLLLNTIIAIGSYKFGWIFNITPDNIYMRGKLFFISPTTMYFYYFMNVYFLFRARKKISSEALSILSLLTIIPAILSIFQLKYFVYLTIWNSVAIAVVINYIYLMHNQTKCDPLTGLGNRIAYQEYLDIWGPKKDKILTVLNIDLDDFKIINDRFGHHEGDKVLKFFARKLESVFAGKGVALRLGGDEFMVLIREGNREKILQRMKIFQALIDNYNANNDLSYRIKFSYGLATFAKHHHNVQELILDSDKAMYDEKRKRKERQIKF, encoded by the coding sequence GTGATAGTAATCGAGGCCTTGTTAGCAATACAAATAAATATTTTCATGTCGATTTTACTATCTATTGTTACAGCTCACGCCTACTTTAAATTAGATAGAAAAAATCAGATACATCAACTATTTCTATTTTTGCTGTTCACGACATTATTAGTGCTGCTTTTAGAAATTATTAGCGTGGTATTAAACTCGACAGAATATAAACAGTTCATTTTTGGTCATAAATTAGTTGATACAATTGGTTTTATTATAGCACCTTTTGTTAGTGTTTTTTCCATGCTTTATGTTTATAAAGTATTAAATAAATATCGACCGATAAATATTTTAAAAAATTGGCGTTGGTCAATACCACTACTGCTTAATACAATAATTGCAATAGGTAGCTATAAATTTGGTTGGATATTTAATATAACTCCCGATAATATATATATGCGCGGAAAATTATTTTTTATTTCTCCGACTACAATGTATTTTTATTATTTTATGAATGTCTATTTTTTATTTAGAGCTCGCAAAAAAATAAGTAGTGAAGCTTTGAGTATTTTAAGTTTGTTGACGATTATTCCTGCTATATTATCAATTTTTCAATTGAAATATTTCGTATATCTAACTATCTGGAATAGTGTAGCGATAGCTGTGGTGATAAACTATATTTATCTTATGCATAATCAGACTAAGTGTGATCCGCTTACGGGTTTGGGAAACCGCATAGCTTATCAGGAATATTTAGATATTTGGGGTCCGAAAAAAGATAAAATATTAACAGTTTTAAATATTGACTTAGATGACTTTAAAATCATAAATGACCGATTTGGCCATCATGAAGGTGATAAAGTACTGAAGTTTTTTGCTAGAAAACTGGAAAGTGTTTTTGCTGGCAAAGGAGTGGCTCTGCGTTTAGGTGGGGATGAGTTTATGGTTTTAATTAGAGAAGGTAATCGCGAAAAAATATTGCAACGGATGAAAATCTTTCAAGCGCTTATTGATAATTATAATGCGAATAATGATTTGTCTTATAGGATAAAATTTAGTTATGGTTTAGCAACATTTGCTAAGCATCATCATAACGTTCAAGAATTAATTTTAGATAGTGATAAAGCCATGTACGATGAAAAACGTAAAAGAAAAGAACGGCAAATTAAATTTTGA
- a CDS encoding ABC transporter transmembrane domain-containing protein → MQVYGKYIKKYRVPAFGAMLCVTLEAGCDLLGPTLMAKIINEGIIAHSMAEVTKWGGMMLLITICGAFFAITRSILASTVSQRIGADLRYEVFKKILNFSEASADKIATGSLITRMTNDINQLTQFINGMMRIFIKAPLVCLGSIILATLLNPQLSIIIYGFVALVATVIAISLKLSYPLYAKVQQAIDRVNSVVQEYLLGIRLVKALGTYNEETERFEQANKNLEQRSLASQMIFMVSGPLIMLLFGTATTGVLYWGSSLFAKNLANPGEISAFIIYMTQMLIAIMMITSIFNVFVRTKTSSERILEVLNSEEDFSNSGIEQKLQGSIEFSRVSFAYPNGSGLLALRDVSFKINAGENLAIIGPTGSGKSTLAWLLLRFYQANQGKILLDGVELNSLAVHNLRSQIAIVPQKSLLFSGTIEENLLWGNMQADKIQRQRALELARADFVQEFPAAEQTVLGSRGVNLSGGQRQRLSLARALLKQAKILILDDATSALDGVTEAKVLKNLQTVASNHTVIIITQRCSTAMAAGRILVLDEGEKVGFGTHSELMQQCPTYQEIYKTQIESNKVS, encoded by the coding sequence ATGCAAGTATATGGAAAATATATAAAAAAATATAGAGTACCAGCTTTTGGGGCAATGTTGTGTGTTACTTTAGAAGCAGGCTGTGATTTGTTAGGGCCAACACTTATGGCTAAGATTATCAATGAAGGTATTATTGCCCATTCTATGGCAGAAGTTACTAAATGGGGTGGCATGATGTTGCTAATAACTATCTGCGGGGCATTTTTTGCAATAACTCGCAGTATTTTAGCTAGCACAGTTTCGCAGCGTATTGGTGCTGATTTGCGTTACGAGGTATTTAAAAAAATATTGAATTTTTCCGAAGCTAGTGCAGATAAAATTGCGACTGGTTCTTTAATTACGCGTATGACTAATGATATTAATCAACTTACACAATTTATTAATGGAATGATGCGAATATTTATAAAAGCACCATTGGTTTGTTTAGGCAGTATTATTTTGGCAACTTTGCTTAATCCGCAGTTGAGTATTATCATTTATGGTTTTGTGGCATTGGTTGCTACCGTTATTGCTATAAGTTTAAAGTTAAGTTATCCGCTATACGCTAAGGTTCAACAGGCCATAGACAGAGTTAATTCTGTTGTGCAGGAATATTTGTTGGGAATTCGTTTGGTAAAAGCTTTGGGTACTTATAATGAAGAAACGGAACGATTTGAACAAGCCAATAAAAATTTGGAACAAAGGTCGCTTGCTTCACAGATGATATTTATGGTTTCTGGACCGCTTATTATGTTGTTATTTGGAACGGCGACCACAGGGGTATTATATTGGGGGAGTTCTTTGTTCGCTAAAAATTTAGCTAACCCAGGAGAAATTTCCGCTTTTATTATTTATATGACACAAATGTTAATTGCAATTATGATGATTACTAGTATTTTTAATGTTTTTGTACGTACTAAAACTTCTTCGGAACGAATTTTAGAGGTGTTAAATAGTGAAGAAGACTTTAGTAACAGTGGTATTGAACAAAAATTACAAGGTTCAATTGAATTTTCAAGAGTTAGCTTTGCCTACCCGAACGGTAGTGGGTTGTTGGCACTTAGGGATGTATCTTTTAAAATAAATGCTGGTGAAAATTTGGCAATTATAGGCCCTACAGGTAGTGGTAAATCAACTTTAGCTTGGTTGTTATTGAGATTTTATCAAGCAAATCAGGGGAAGATATTACTCGATGGGGTAGAACTTAATTCGTTAGCAGTACATAATTTGCGTTCGCAAATAGCGATTGTGCCACAAAAATCTTTATTGTTTTCTGGCACAATCGAGGAAAATTTATTATGGGGTAATATGCAGGCGGATAAAATACAAAGGCAACGAGCCTTAGAGCTTGCTCGGGCGGATTTTGTCCAAGAATTTCCCGCGGCAGAACAGACAGTATTAGGCAGTAGAGGCGTTAATTTGTCAGGGGGACAAAGACAACGACTTTCATTGGCGCGTGCCCTTCTAAAGCAAGCAAAAATTTTGATTTTAGACGATGCTACTAGTGCTTTAGATGGAGTTACGGAAGCTAAAGTATTAAAAAACTTACAAACAGTTGCTAGTAATCATACTGTAATTATTATTACACAACGCTGTAGTACAGCAATGGCTGCGGGGAGAATTTTGGTGCTGGATGAAGGTGAAAAAGTTGGTTTTGGTACGCATTCAGAATTGATGCAACAATGCCCTACTTATCAGGAAATTTATAAAACACAGATAGAAAGCAACAAGGTGAGTTAG
- a CDS encoding YezD family protein — protein MGNFNKNNTNVQELELDSELMAFIELSIREIAHGSITLIVQDSHLVQIEKNEKIKLC, from the coding sequence GTGGGGAATTTTAATAAAAATAACACAAATGTACAAGAATTAGAATTGGATTCAGAGCTAATGGCCTTTATTGAGTTGTCTATCCGAGAAATTGCCCACGGATCGATAACTTTAATAGTTCAAGATTCACATTTAGTACAAATTGAAAAAAATGAAAAAATAAAATTATGCTAA
- the crcB gene encoding fluoride efflux transporter CrcB, with translation MVGIFFIAIGGATGAVCRYLTANWMASKFGANFPLGTLVVNIIGCFVIGLFMAITLGKLSINPYWRLFIAVGFLGGLTTFSSFSYETFMLLQGTDFMRAFYNIALNLFGGFAATWLGFALARFIG, from the coding sequence ATGGTGGGGATATTTTTTATTGCTATTGGTGGAGCAACGGGAGCAGTTTGTAGGTACTTGACGGCTAATTGGATGGCTTCTAAATTTGGCGCGAATTTTCCTTTGGGAACTTTAGTAGTAAATATAATTGGCTGTTTTGTAATTGGCCTATTTATGGCAATTACCTTGGGGAAATTAAGTATAAACCCATATTGGCGACTATTTATTGCGGTAGGTTTTTTGGGCGGTTTGACAACTTTTTCCTCTTTTAGTTATGAAACCTTTATGCTTTTACAGGGAACTGACTTCATGCGCGCTTTTTACAATATTGCTTTAAATTTATTTGGCGGGTTTGCAGCTACTTGGTTAGGCTTTGCTTTGGCTAGATTCATTGGATAG
- a CDS encoding DUF190 domain-containing protein produces the protein MPKIAVKAKRLSIYIGESDNYERQSLYKSIVSKMKELDMAGVTVFRGIMGYGEDKRIHTANLLDLSSDLPILVEIIDSEEYIAKLLPYLDQVLEKGLVTIDDVEVLKYGKEAIVAKGVE, from the coding sequence ATGCCGAAAATTGCAGTTAAAGCCAAAAGACTAAGTATTTATATTGGGGAGAGTGATAATTATGAACGACAGTCCCTGTATAAAAGTATTGTTAGTAAAATGAAAGAACTCGATATGGCCGGCGTAACTGTTTTTCGTGGAATAATGGGTTATGGAGAGGATAAGCGCATTCATACAGCGAATTTGTTAGATTTGTCGAGCGATCTACCAATTTTAGTAGAAATTATTGATAGTGAAGAGTATATTGCCAAATTATTACCATATCTAGATCAAGTGCTAGAAAAAGGTTTGGTGACCATTGATGATGTTGAAGTACTTAAGTACGGTAAAGAGGCAATAGTAGCTAAGGGAGTGGAATAA
- a CDS encoding YezD family protein — MKEKQTEKLSKENIKLRTHILELLRTLKFGQVAIIIKNGKIAQIEKTEKQRTTLKGLYGEGI; from the coding sequence ATGAAAGAAAAGCAAACAGAAAAGTTGAGCAAAGAAAATATTAAACTGAGAACCCACATTTTAGAATTATTGCGCACTTTGAAGTTTGGGCAGGTTGCCATTATTATTAAAAATGGTAAAATTGCTCAAATTGAAAAAACAGAAAAACAAAGAACGACACTAAAAGGCCTATATGGAGAAGGTATTTAG
- a CDS encoding trans-sulfuration enzyme family protein, translated as MQITTKIVQAGLVTDKTTGAISTPIYQTATFRHPALGESTGYDYSRTKNPTRQAVEIAIATLEEGDAGYAFASGMAAITAIAMLYGSGAHLIITEDCYGGTYRVFEKIFKQFGLQVSYVNTADVQAVRSAITGDTRAIFLETPTNPLMKIADIQALVALAKEHQLQTIVDNTFLTPYLQKPLSLGADIVIHSGSKYLAGHNDVICGLIVAKGAELCSKLAFIQNSTGMILGPQDSWLLLRGIKTLAVRLDRQQENTLIIAQWLEKQKWVNKVYYPGLESSPQKELQNRQASGYGAMLSFEVCDAKLVPQILQRLKLIQFAESLGGVESLITFPFVQTHADIPLEIRLKLGVNEQLLRFSVGIESVTDLIEDLQQAVVHEIS; from the coding sequence ATGCAAATAACAACCAAGATTGTTCAAGCTGGGCTAGTAACTGATAAAACTACTGGAGCAATTAGCACTCCTATTTATCAAACAGCTACTTTTCGACATCCTGCATTAGGGGAGAGTACGGGATATGATTATTCGCGGACTAAAAATCCTACTCGACAGGCAGTTGAGATAGCAATAGCAACATTAGAAGAAGGAGATGCTGGCTATGCATTTGCTTCGGGAATGGCGGCAATAACAGCTATAGCGATGTTATACGGAAGTGGAGCACATTTAATAATAACGGAAGATTGTTATGGCGGGACATATCGCGTTTTTGAGAAAATATTTAAGCAGTTTGGACTACAAGTTAGCTATGTAAATACTGCCGATGTTCAAGCGGTACGTTCTGCGATTACAGGCGATACAAGAGCAATATTCCTAGAAACTCCAACCAACCCGTTAATGAAAATAGCAGATATTCAAGCCTTGGTAGCTTTAGCCAAGGAACATCAGCTACAGACTATTGTTGATAATACATTTTTGACACCATATTTACAAAAACCCCTGTCTTTGGGTGCAGATATAGTTATACATAGTGGTTCTAAATATTTAGCAGGCCATAATGATGTTATTTGTGGACTAATTGTGGCAAAAGGAGCGGAACTATGTTCTAAATTAGCATTTATTCAAAATTCAACTGGAATGATTCTTGGGCCGCAAGATTCCTGGCTATTATTAAGGGGAATAAAAACATTAGCAGTGCGCTTAGATAGGCAGCAGGAAAATACTTTAATTATTGCCCAGTGGTTAGAAAAGCAAAAATGGGTAAATAAAGTATATTATCCTGGTTTAGAAAGTAGCCCACAAAAAGAACTTCAAAATCGTCAGGCGAGTGGTTATGGAGCGATGTTATCTTTTGAGGTTTGTGATGCGAAACTAGTGCCGCAAATATTACAGAGGCTGAAGCTAATTCAATTTGCAGAGAGTTTAGGTGGAGTAGAATCGCTAATTACTTTTCCCTTTGTGCAGACACATGCGGATATTCCCCTAGAAATTAGATTGAAATTAGGTGTAAATGAACAATTATTACGGTTTTCGGTAGGAATAGAATCTGTGACAGATCTTATTGAGGATTTACAGCAGGCTGTTGTTCACGAAATAAGTTGA
- the cysK gene encoding cysteine synthase A, with the protein MAKIAKNLTELIGNTPLLELANFNREKDLQAKIIAKLEQFNPLSSVKDRVGYAMLKIAEEQGLINNKSIIIEPTSGNTGIGLAFAAAAKGYSLIITMPENFSMERRNLLRALGAELILTPEAEGMKGAIAKAEALAKEIPNSYMPQQFKNPANPEIHRKTTAEEIWQDTDGLVDIFVCGVGTGGTLTGVGEVLKQRNPNLQIVAVEPWDSQVLSGGDAGAHCLQGIGAGFIPEILNTKIIDQVIAVKEYQAETTMRAVAKAEGLLLGISGGAAVFAAAKLAQKLENRGKNIIVLVPDTGERYLSTEIFSK; encoded by the coding sequence ATGGCAAAAATTGCTAAAAATTTAACAGAATTAATTGGGAATACGCCGTTATTAGAATTAGCTAATTTTAACAGAGAAAAGGACTTGCAGGCCAAAATTATTGCTAAATTGGAACAATTTAATCCGCTAAGCAGTGTAAAAGATAGAGTGGGTTATGCGATGTTAAAAATAGCAGAAGAACAGGGACTAATTAATAATAAAAGTATTATAATTGAACCAACAAGTGGCAATACAGGAATAGGTTTGGCTTTTGCAGCAGCGGCGAAGGGATATAGCTTAATTATTACTATGCCTGAAAATTTTAGTATGGAGCGGCGCAATTTATTAAGAGCTTTAGGGGCTGAGTTGATTTTAACTCCTGAAGCAGAAGGTATGAAAGGAGCTATTGCGAAAGCAGAGGCACTAGCTAAAGAAATACCCAATTCTTATATGCCACAACAGTTTAAAAATCCTGCAAACCCAGAAATTCATCGTAAAACTACAGCAGAAGAAATTTGGCAAGATACGGACGGACTAGTTGATATTTTTGTCTGCGGAGTTGGTACGGGGGGAACTTTAACAGGTGTGGGCGAAGTTTTAAAACAACGCAATCCTAATTTGCAAATAGTAGCGGTTGAACCCTGGGATTCTCAAGTATTATCAGGCGGAGATGCAGGTGCCCATTGTTTACAAGGCATTGGCGCTGGATTTATTCCTGAGATTTTAAATACAAAGATAATAGATCAGGTAATAGCAGTAAAGGAATACCAAGCGGAGACCACAATGCGTGCAGTGGCTAAAGCAGAAGGTTTATTATTAGGAATTTCAGGTGGCGCAGCTGTATTTGCAGCTGCAAAATTGGCTCAAAAGCTAGAAAATAGAGGTAAAAATATTATTGTTTTAGTGCCAGATACGGGAGAACGTTATTTATCAACAGAAATATTTAGTAAATAA